The following nucleotide sequence is from Candidatus Zixiibacteriota bacterium.
ACGGTGACGATGTCTCCATCAGTCAGCCGGACGTTGGCCACCTCCAACACGCGCACCAGCCGCTTGTTGACAAACACGTTGACATGGACCCGCAGTTCGCCGGGCTCCGTGAAGATGCGCTCGTACGCGCGCGGGTGGAGCGCCTTCAACGCGGCAAACGACTCACGCAGCGAACCCTCCTCGACGGTTATTTCCTGCGCACCGTCGGCGTATTCCCACAATTGCCGCGG
It contains:
- a CDS encoding MoaD/ThiS family protein, giving the protein MITIRLPRQLWEYADGAQEITVEEGSLRESFAALKALHPRAYERIFTEPGELRVHVNVFVNKRLVRVLEVANVRLTDGDIVTVMPAISGG